The following DNA comes from Bacteroidota bacterium.
GGGATTAACCTGGCGAAGCAGACAAAGTAGATTCGGCAAATTGTTGAGTCCACGCGTTGCTCTAAGCAATGGAACACTTCACCTTACTTATGTTAAATATGGAAGGAAATATCGTGGTGGAGAAATATTTTACACCCGTTCAACAAATTTGGGCAGGCAATGGAGCCGACCTGTTTTACTTACCACACCCGATGGATATTCATCGTTTGAACCATACGATATATCGGCGACAAAAAACGGCGAGCTGCATATTGCATGGAGAGACGGTAAATACGGGGGTTATTCAATGGGTGGGAGTTTGATTTACCGTAAATCCGAAGATAACGGCTTAACCTTCGGTCCTGAGGTGGTTCTAACACAAATACCCGAAGCCATGCCCGGACTTCCGCCAATAAATGTAGAACCCAATTTTGGGAATCCCGTTGCCGTTACATGGGATGTAGATACAATGGGATTTTTTTCACCGCCCCCCGCCACTATTCAAGTTAAGACACGCACATCGTTAGACGGTGGCTATTCATGGTGTCCGGAGGTTAACCTGACACCGGAATCTGAATTAGCCGCGGGTCCAGCAGTTCATGTTTCACCTTCGCGTGTGTTTGTAGCATGGAATGAGCATGTAGATAGGGATAGTCTATGGTTTAACGTTTTTATTCGTTCAGCGCCATTGAAGGTAAAGCCGATAGTACGAGAAAATAATCCAGTGCCTCCGCAGTTAACTCAGGAACCGTTAGAGTTTGGTTTGATGCAGAACTATCCGAATCCGTTTAATCCAGTAACCGTTATTCGTTACTCGTTAATAGTTAATAGTTGGGTAACGCTAAAAGTGTATGATGTTTTAGGCCGTGAGGTTGCCGAATTGGTGAACAATGAGTTGCTCGATGCCGGCGAGTACGAAGTTGAGTTCGACGCTTCATCCGCCTCTTCCGCCTTAGGCGGAGGATTACCGTCTGGGGTGTACTATTATCGGCTAACAGTCTATGACGCACAGACCAATCAATTACAATATACCGCGGCAAATAAATGCTTGCTTGTAAAATAAATAAAAAGTGCGGACGCATTCCAACTCTGCTTGCTATATACCTTTCGGAGTGCGTCTCGCACCTACTACTGTCGGGATCGCTAGTGCGGCGGAACGATCACGACGGTAAATCAATAATCCACCGCATAAAAAATATAAGGAGATTTACTATGTGTTACAAAATTGTTTCGCGCGTTATCATAACCGCTGTTTTAATAATGGCTATTGTTATGATTTCAAATTCGCAGAGTTACTTAGACGGACCGCCTGCGAATGTAACGGTTCGTGAGGTATCGGTAAGCGGCAGTACGATTTACGCCGCCGATGCATACCGAATAATGAAATCGACTAATTCCGGTATCGTCTGGAATCCATTGGGTATAGATGTGGAAGAACCGCTTGTTGTTACGTCTAATCCAACGGATGCAAACCATGTAGTTATAGGGAAGAAGGATACTGTTATATATTCAAGTGATGGAGGGAGCACATGGAGTGATCTTACTCCCGTCACCCACCCGCTTCGACTCAAACGCTCACCTGATCACATAACACATGTATATCTTGGGTCTAAATATTCGAGCGGAAAATCCTCATTGAGAACTTCACGTTACAACGGTGCATCTCTTTCTTCTTATAATTCTTCTGATAATTATTTTCGCGATGTAGCAGCCACAAACGTAACGGATATAGCGGTTCGGGCTGGCAGTGGCAGTCAGGAGATATGGGTAACGGGTACGTATGATGATATTAGTACTGCTAATATACCTCAACGGAAGAGAGGTGTCTGGGCATCGACTACTGGAGGCGATACCTGGGAGCATATTAAACAAGACATCGACGCTACAGCAATCGGTGTATATGGAACAAACCGATTGGTCGGAACAAAGTCTGGAAAATTGCTTATCAAGGAGGGAGATCTACCTGGATTTATTGAAGTCCCAGGATTTTCATCAGCAAAAGCAGGTCGGATAAATGTAATACAGAGAGTTGGACAGCGGTGGGTTGTCGGAGCAAAAAAGGGGCTCTTCCGAATGACAGATGTCGGCTGGCAGTCAGCTGCCAAACTCGAAGGCAGACAAGTGTTCTCTATTCAAGTAGTCAACAATACTATATATGCAGCGAGTGATAAAGGCATCTATAGCTCAACGGATGGCGGGGATAACTGGATTTTGATAACCCAAACGTCATTGCGTGGTGCAAAAGTAACGGGTGTAGCGGCGGCAAATA
Coding sequences within:
- a CDS encoding T9SS type A sorting domain-containing protein, which gives rise to MKKIYFLSALCGLIALFGIKLSAQEPNTTILKSIMPSSHPFIFNKEAIDENGKENKQIISKLRKLNAHTTSTDTSGCPTDWTPPIRLSVHDGLFPSIATQGDQYVHVTWSITDSLRFRYARSTNGGLTFEIRDLNDWTIFPQGVSTVKVLATEKYVYLFFIFIRHGKALSPIMFMRSTDNGETFEAARMTVNKLIMSGGFREAGLAALGDTIVLSIDYYRYFYYSTNSGLTWRSRQSRFGKLLSPRVALSNGTLHLTYVKYGRKYRGGEIFYTRSTNLGRQWSRPVLLTTPDGYSSFEPYDISATKNGELHIAWRDGKYGGYSMGGSLIYRKSEDNGLTFGPEVVLTQIPEAMPGLPPINVEPNFGNPVAVTWDVDTMGFFSPPPATIQVKTRTSLDGGYSWCPEVNLTPESELAAGPAVHVSPSRVFVAWNEHVDRDSLWFNVFIRSAPLKVKPIVRENNPVPPQLTQEPLEFGLMQNYPNPFNPVTVIRYSLIVNSWVTLKVYDVLGREVAELVNNELLDAGEYEVEFDASSASSALGGGLPSGVYYYRLTVYDAQTNQLQYTAANKCLLVK